In the Pseudomonas sp. ADAK2 genome, one interval contains:
- a CDS encoding D-mannose isomerase: protein MDTFQPAFNSWLNAPAHQQWLAAEGLRLLAFAKASKLPEGFGNLDERGQLLANAHAETMNTARMTHSFAMAHIQGLPGFAELVDHGVQALSGPLKDAQHGGWFATAHHRDDNTGKAAYLHAFVALAASSAVVAQRPGAQALLDDAIHIIDTHFWSEEEGAMRESFNRDWSEEEAYRGANSNMHATEAFLALADVTDDHRWLVRAQRIVERVIHGHAAANDYLVVEHFDRDWQPLREYNHDNPADGFRPYGTTPGHGFEWARLLLHLEAARVQAGMLTPGWLATDAQKLFDHNCRHGWNIDGQPGIVYTLDWDNRAVVRHRLHWTHCEASAAASALLKRTGDEQYETWYRLFWEFCDSHFIDRCDGSWHHELDPQNRPSADIWGGKPDLYHAWQAVLIPRLPLAPSMATALGQLSQSAPV from the coding sequence ATGGACACCTTCCAACCGGCCTTCAACAGTTGGCTGAACGCGCCTGCCCACCAGCAATGGCTTGCCGCCGAAGGCCTGCGCCTGCTGGCGTTCGCCAAGGCTTCGAAGCTTCCCGAAGGCTTCGGCAATCTCGATGAAAGAGGCCAGCTCCTGGCCAACGCCCACGCCGAAACCATGAACACCGCGCGCATGACCCACAGCTTCGCCATGGCCCACATCCAGGGCCTGCCGGGGTTTGCCGAGTTGGTGGATCATGGCGTCCAGGCCCTCAGCGGCCCGTTGAAAGATGCTCAACACGGCGGCTGGTTCGCCACGGCCCATCATCGCGATGACAACACCGGCAAAGCCGCGTACCTGCACGCTTTCGTCGCCCTGGCCGCGAGTTCCGCAGTCGTCGCACAACGGCCCGGCGCACAAGCTCTGCTCGACGATGCAATCCACATCATCGACACCCATTTCTGGAGCGAGGAGGAGGGCGCGATGCGCGAATCCTTCAATCGTGACTGGAGCGAAGAAGAAGCCTATCGCGGCGCCAACAGCAACATGCACGCCACCGAAGCCTTCCTCGCACTCGCGGATGTCACCGATGACCACCGCTGGCTGGTCCGCGCGCAACGCATCGTCGAACGGGTGATCCACGGTCACGCCGCTGCCAACGATTACCTGGTGGTCGAGCATTTCGACCGCGACTGGCAACCGCTGCGCGAATACAACCACGACAACCCGGCCGACGGTTTCCGCCCCTACGGCACCACGCCGGGTCACGGTTTCGAATGGGCGCGGCTGTTGCTGCACCTCGAAGCGGCGCGGGTGCAGGCCGGGATGCTCACGCCGGGTTGGCTGGCGACCGATGCGCAAAAACTCTTCGATCACAATTGCCGTCACGGCTGGAACATCGACGGCCAGCCGGGGATCGTCTACACGCTGGACTGGGACAACCGCGCCGTGGTTCGTCACCGCTTGCACTGGACCCATTGCGAAGCCAGCGCCGCTGCCAGTGCCCTGCTAAAACGCACAGGCGATGAGCAATACGAAACCTGGTACCGACTGTTCTGGGAGTTTTGTGACAGTCATTTCATCGACCGCTGCGATGGCAGTTGGCACCATGAACTCGACCCGCAAAACCGTCCGAGTGCCGATATCTGGGGCGGCAAGCCGGACCTGTATCACGCCTGGCAAGCCGTGTTGATCCCGCGCCTGCCATTGGCGCCGAGCATGGCGACTGCCTTGGGGCAGTTGTCTCAGAGCGCTCCTGTGTAA
- a CDS encoding carbohydrate porin, with translation MKKKNNAQLICQLSAVAAAMTLVGSVHAADAFSADSQWMTGDWGGERTKLIEQGIDIKMDYVGEVGGNLHGGYNNDKTARYSDQFGLGVALDLQKLWGWDNTQAKIQFTNRNGQNISNDRVGDPRAGTLSSSQEVYGRGHMVRLTQLWIKHQFLDGKLDVKAGYFGEGEDFNTFPCEFQNLAFCGSQVGNWATNIWYNWPVSQAAVRVKYNISPEFYAQIGAYNQNPSQLEHGNGFKLSGSGTAGTVIPVELVWLPNPNNLPGEYRVGYYKSTAKADDVREDVNGDDAATSGNAYRSHSSKSGYWFVAQQQLTTHNGDASRGLNIAANATFHDKDTNVVDNYQSLMFVYKGPFDARPKDDVGIGAARIHVNDDVKKNAELINASNGVSDYQDPLFAPLRSTEYNYEINYGFHVTNWLTVRPNLQYITHPGGVDEVDNALVAGLKIQSVF, from the coding sequence ATGAAGAAGAAGAACAACGCTCAGCTTATCTGCCAATTGTCAGCTGTTGCGGCGGCAATGACCCTGGTCGGTAGCGTTCACGCGGCTGACGCGTTCAGCGCCGATTCCCAGTGGATGACCGGTGACTGGGGTGGTGAGCGTACCAAGCTGATCGAGCAGGGTATCGACATCAAGATGGACTACGTCGGCGAAGTCGGCGGTAACCTCCACGGTGGCTACAACAACGACAAGACCGCGCGTTACTCCGACCAGTTTGGCCTCGGCGTGGCGTTGGACCTGCAAAAATTGTGGGGCTGGGATAACACCCAGGCCAAGATCCAGTTCACCAACCGTAACGGTCAGAACATTTCCAATGACCGCGTCGGCGATCCGCGTGCCGGCACCTTGAGTTCTTCGCAAGAAGTCTACGGTCGTGGCCACATGGTTCGTCTGACCCAGTTGTGGATCAAACACCAGTTCCTCGACGGCAAACTGGACGTCAAGGCCGGTTACTTCGGCGAAGGCGAAGACTTCAACACCTTCCCATGCGAGTTCCAGAACCTGGCGTTCTGCGGTTCCCAAGTGGGTAACTGGGCAACCAACATCTGGTACAACTGGCCAGTCAGCCAGGCCGCGGTCCGTGTGAAGTACAACATCTCGCCTGAGTTCTATGCGCAGATCGGCGCGTACAACCAGAACCCGTCGCAACTGGAACACGGTAACGGCTTCAAGCTCAGCGGCAGTGGTACGGCGGGCACCGTCATCCCGGTCGAGCTGGTCTGGTTGCCTAACCCGAACAACCTGCCGGGCGAATACCGTGTCGGTTACTACAAAAGCACGGCCAAGGCTGATGATGTCCGCGAAGACGTCAACGGTGATGACGCTGCCACCAGCGGTAACGCCTATCGCAGCCACAGCAGCAAGTCCGGCTACTGGTTCGTTGCACAACAGCAACTCACCACCCACAACGGTGACGCTTCCCGTGGTCTGAACATCGCGGCCAACGCCACGTTCCACGACAAGGACACCAACGTCGTCGACAACTACCAGTCGCTGATGTTTGTGTACAAAGGCCCGTTTGATGCACGTCCGAAAGATGACGTCGGCATCGGCGCCGCCCGTATCCATGTCAACGACGACGTGAAGAAAAACGCCGAGCTGATCAACGCTTCCAATGGCGTCAGCGACTACCAGGATCCGCTGTTCGCACCACTGCGTAGCACTGAGTACAACTACGAAATCAACTACGGCTTCCACGTTACCAACTGGCTGACCGTGCGTCCCAACCTGCAATACATCACTCACCCGGGCGGTGTTGATGAAGTCGACAACGCGCTGGTCGCCGGTCTGAAAATTCAGTCGGTGTTCTAA
- a CDS encoding carbohydrate ABC transporter permease — protein sequence MSSVAVFSKASPFDALQRWLPKLVLAPSMFIVLVGFYGYILWTFVLSFTTSTFLPTYKWAGLAQYQRLFDNDRWWVASKNLAVFGGMFIGITLVIGVLLAVFLDQRIRREGFIRTIYLYPMALSMIVTGTAWKWLLNPGMGLDKLLRDWGWEGFRLDWLIDPDRVVYCLVIAAVWQASGFIMAMFLAGLRGVDQSIIRAAQIDGASMPRIYLKVVLPSLRPVFFSAVMILAHIAIKSFDLVAAMTAGGPGYSSDLPAMFMYSFTFSRGQMGMGSASAILMLGAILAIIVPYLYSELRTKRHD from the coding sequence ATGAGTTCTGTTGCTGTGTTCAGCAAGGCCTCGCCGTTCGATGCATTGCAGCGCTGGCTCCCCAAACTGGTGCTGGCGCCGAGCATGTTCATCGTCCTGGTGGGCTTCTATGGCTATATCCTCTGGACGTTCGTGCTGTCGTTCACCACGTCGACTTTCCTGCCGACTTACAAGTGGGCCGGCCTGGCGCAATACCAGCGTTTGTTCGACAACGACCGCTGGTGGGTCGCGAGCAAGAACCTGGCGGTATTCGGCGGCATGTTTATCGGCATCACCCTGGTGATCGGTGTGCTGCTGGCGGTGTTCCTCGACCAGCGCATTCGTCGCGAAGGTTTCATCCGCACCATTTACCTGTACCCGATGGCGCTCTCGATGATCGTCACCGGTACCGCGTGGAAATGGCTGCTCAACCCGGGCATGGGCCTGGACAAATTGTTGCGTGACTGGGGTTGGGAAGGCTTCCGCCTGGACTGGCTGATCGACCCGGATCGCGTGGTGTATTGCCTGGTGATTGCCGCCGTCTGGCAAGCCTCGGGTTTTATCATGGCGATGTTCCTCGCCGGTCTGCGTGGGGTTGATCAATCGATCATCCGTGCCGCCCAGATCGACGGCGCGAGCATGCCGCGCATCTACCTGAAAGTGGTGTTGCCAAGCCTGCGTCCGGTGTTCTTCAGCGCCGTGATGATCCTGGCCCACATCGCGATCAAGAGTTTTGACCTTGTCGCGGCCATGACCGCCGGTGGCCCGGGTTATTCCTCCGACCTGCCGGCGATGTTCATGTATTCCTTCACCTTCAGTCGTGGCCAGATGGGCATGGGTTCGGCCAGTGCGATTCTGATGCTCGGTGCGATTCTCGCAATCATCGTGCCTTACCTGTACTCCGAGCTGAGGACCAAGCGTCATGACTAG
- a CDS encoding carbohydrate ABC transporter permease — MTSFAKPSISLSRIAIYAVLILAVFLYLIPLVVMLLTSFKTPEDINSGNLLSWPSVVSGIGWVKAWGTVDGYFWNSIKITVPAVLISTAIGALNGYVLSMWRFRGSQLFFGLLLFGCFLPFQTVLLPASFTLGKMGLASTTTGLVFVHVVYGLAFTTLFFRNYYVSVPDALVKAARLDGAGFFTIFRLIILPMSTPIIMVCLIWQFTQIWNDFLFGVVFSSGDSQPITVALNNLVNTSTGAKEYNVDMAAAMIAGLPTLLVYVVAGKYFVRGLTAGAVKG, encoded by the coding sequence ATGACTAGTTTCGCCAAACCTTCCATCAGCCTGAGTCGCATCGCGATCTACGCCGTGCTGATCCTCGCGGTGTTCCTGTACCTGATACCGCTGGTGGTCATGCTGTTGACCAGTTTCAAGACCCCGGAAGACATCAACTCCGGCAACCTGCTGAGCTGGCCGTCCGTGGTCAGCGGCATTGGCTGGGTCAAGGCCTGGGGCACGGTTGACGGGTACTTCTGGAACTCGATCAAGATCACCGTTCCGGCGGTACTGATCTCCACCGCCATCGGTGCGCTGAACGGCTATGTGCTGTCGATGTGGCGCTTCCGCGGCTCGCAACTGTTCTTCGGTTTGCTGCTGTTCGGTTGCTTCCTGCCGTTCCAGACCGTCCTGCTGCCGGCCTCGTTCACCCTCGGCAAGATGGGCCTGGCGAGCACCACCACCGGCCTGGTGTTCGTGCACGTGGTCTACGGCCTGGCGTTCACCACGCTGTTTTTCCGCAACTACTACGTCAGCGTCCCGGATGCGCTGGTGAAAGCTGCGCGGCTCGATGGCGCGGGCTTCTTCACCATCTTCCGCTTGATCATCCTGCCGATGTCCACCCCGATCATCATGGTCTGCCTGATCTGGCAGTTCACCCAGATCTGGAACGACTTCCTGTTCGGCGTGGTGTTCTCCAGCGGTGATTCGCAACCCATCACAGTAGCGCTGAACAACTTGGTCAACACCAGTACCGGGGCCAAGGAATACAACGTTGATATGGCGGCGGCGATGATCGCCGGGCTGCCGACCCTGCTGGTCTATGTGGTCGCAGGCAAGTATTTCGTGCGCGGGCTGACGGCCGGCGCAGTCAAGGGGTAA
- a CDS encoding ABC transporter substrate-binding protein translates to MNAISRLATVISLASLLPISAFPLSALAAESKGSVEVVHWWTSGGEKAAVDVLKAQVEKDGFTWKDGAVAGGGGATAMTVLKSRAVAGNPPGVAQIKGPDIQEWASTGLLDTDVLKDAAKSEKWDSLLDKKVSDTVKYEGDYVAVPVNIHRVNWLWINPEVFKKAGIEKAPTTLEEFYAAGDKLKAKGFIALAHGGQPWQDSTVFEAVVLSVMGVDGYKKALVDLDNAALTGPEMVKALTELKKVATYMDADGKGQDWNLEAAKVINGKAGMQIMGDWAKSEWTAAKKVAGKDYECVAFPGTEKAFTYNIDSLAVFKQKDKGTAAAQQDIAKVVLGENFQKVFSINKGSIPVRIDMLNDMGKYGFDSCAQTAAKDFLADAKSGGLQPSMAHNMATTLAVQGAFFDVVTNFINDPKADPATAAKQLGTAIKAAK, encoded by the coding sequence ATGAATGCGATTTCTCGCCTCGCTACTGTCATTTCTCTTGCCTCATTGCTTCCTATCTCTGCATTCCCGCTCAGTGCACTTGCCGCCGAATCCAAAGGTTCGGTAGAAGTCGTTCACTGGTGGACGTCCGGTGGCGAAAAAGCCGCCGTTGATGTGCTCAAGGCCCAAGTCGAAAAAGACGGTTTCACCTGGAAGGACGGCGCCGTTGCCGGTGGTGGCGGTGCTACAGCCATGACCGTGCTGAAAAGCCGCGCCGTGGCCGGTAACCCGCCAGGCGTCGCGCAGATCAAAGGTCCGGACATCCAGGAATGGGCGTCTACCGGTCTGCTCGACACCGACGTCTTGAAAGACGCGGCCAAGTCGGAGAAGTGGGACAGCCTGCTCGACAAGAAAGTCTCCGATACCGTGAAGTACGAGGGTGACTACGTGGCCGTGCCGGTGAACATTCACCGCGTCAACTGGCTGTGGATCAACCCGGAAGTCTTCAAGAAAGCCGGCATCGAAAAAGCCCCGACCACCCTCGAAGAATTCTACGCCGCTGGCGACAAGCTCAAGGCCAAAGGCTTCATCGCCCTTGCCCACGGCGGCCAGCCTTGGCAGGACAGCACCGTGTTCGAAGCCGTGGTGCTTTCGGTCATGGGCGTCGACGGTTACAAGAAAGCCCTGGTCGACCTGGACAATGCTGCCCTGACCGGTCCTGAAATGGTCAAGGCGCTGACCGAGCTGAAGAAAGTCGCGACCTACATGGACGCCGACGGCAAAGGCCAGGACTGGAACCTGGAAGCGGCCAAGGTCATCAACGGCAAGGCCGGCATGCAGATCATGGGTGACTGGGCCAAGAGCGAATGGACCGCGGCCAAGAAAGTCGCGGGCAAGGACTACGAGTGCGTAGCCTTCCCGGGTACCGAAAAGGCCTTCACCTACAACATCGACTCCCTGGCGGTGTTCAAGCAGAAAGACAAGGGCACGGCTGCCGCGCAGCAGGACATTGCCAAGGTCGTGCTGGGTGAGAACTTCCAGAAAGTCTTCAGCATCAACAAAGGTTCGATCCCGGTTCGGATCGACATGCTGAACGACATGGGCAAGTACGGTTTCGACTCCTGCGCCCAGACCGCTGCCAAGGACTTCCTGGCGGACGCCAAGTCCGGCGGCCTGCAACCGAGCATGGCGCACAACATGGCGACCACGCTGGCAGTGCAAGGCGCGTTCTTTGATGTCGTGACCAACTTCATCAACGATCCGAAAGCTGATCCGGCCACCGCCGCCAAGCAACTCGGCACGGCCATCAAAGCAGCCAAGTAA
- a CDS encoding ABC transporter ATP-binding protein → MATLELRNVNKTYGPGLPDTLKNIELSIKDGEFLILVGPSGCGKSTLMNCIAGLETITGGAIMIDDQDVSGMSPKDRDIAMVFQSYALYPTMSVRENIAFGLKIRKMPAADIETEVARVSKLLQIEHLLNRKPGQLSGGQQQRVAMGRALARRPKIYLFDEPLSNLDAKLRVEMRTEMKLMHQRLKTTTVYVTHDQIEAMTLGDKVAVMKDGIIQQFGTPKDIYNNPANLFVASFIGSPPMNFIPLRLQRKDGRLVALLDSGQARCELPMGMQDAGLEDREVILGLRPEQIVLANGEPNGLPTIRAEVQVTEPTGPDTLVFVSLNETKVCCRLAPDVAPGVGETLTLQFDPSKVLLFDAKTGERLGVAGVPKAEAHGANVAQFKGR, encoded by the coding sequence ATGGCTACGCTCGAACTTCGCAATGTAAACAAGACTTACGGTCCCGGCCTGCCGGACACCCTGAAGAACATCGAACTGTCGATCAAGGACGGTGAGTTCCTGATCCTGGTCGGACCTTCGGGTTGCGGCAAGTCGACCCTGATGAACTGCATCGCCGGCCTGGAAACCATCACCGGTGGCGCGATCATGATCGATGACCAGGACGTCAGCGGCATGAGCCCGAAAGACCGGGACATCGCCATGGTGTTCCAGTCCTACGCGCTGTACCCGACCATGAGCGTGCGCGAGAACATCGCCTTCGGCTTGAAGATCCGCAAAATGCCCGCTGCCGATATCGAAACGGAAGTGGCGCGGGTGTCCAAGCTGCTGCAGATCGAACACTTGCTCAACCGCAAACCCGGCCAGCTCTCCGGAGGCCAGCAACAGCGCGTGGCCATGGGTCGTGCATTGGCGCGGCGGCCGAAGATCTATCTGTTCGACGAACCGCTGTCCAACCTCGATGCCAAGCTGCGGGTCGAGATGCGCACCGAAATGAAACTGATGCACCAGCGCCTGAAAACCACCACGGTCTACGTGACCCACGACCAGATCGAAGCGATGACCCTGGGCGATAAAGTGGCGGTGATGAAGGACGGGATCATCCAGCAGTTCGGCACGCCGAAAGACATCTACAACAACCCGGCCAATCTGTTCGTGGCGAGCTTCATCGGCTCGCCGCCGATGAACTTCATCCCGCTGCGCTTGCAGCGCAAGGACGGTCGTCTGGTGGCGTTGCTCGACAGCGGCCAGGCCCGTTGCGAATTGCCAATGGGCATGCAGGACGCAGGGCTCGAAGATCGCGAAGTGATCCTCGGCCTGCGCCCGGAACAGATCGTACTGGCCAACGGCGAGCCGAATGGTTTGCCGACCATTCGTGCCGAAGTCCAGGTCACCGAGCCGACCGGGCCGGACACCCTGGTGTTCGTCAGCCTGAACGAAACCAAGGTCTGCTGCCGTTTGGCGCCAGACGTTGCGCCGGGCGTGGGCGAGACCCTGACCCTGCAATTCGATCCATCGAAAGTGTTGCTGTTCGATGCCAAGACCGGGGAGCGCCTGGGGGTGGCCGGGGTGCCAAAAGCCGAGGCCCATGGCGCCAACGTGGCGCAGTTCAAAGGTCGCTGA